From the genome of Papilio machaon chromosome 1, ilPapMach1.1, whole genome shotgun sequence:
actaacacgactttcttttatatatatagattttaatttcattgtgttatttgaatattttataatttatgttaaaactgTTATATTGATGACATAATAACAGCtcaagtaaatttaattaatttaaagactaTGAACAAAGCGTTAAAATCATATTGgtggtatttaattaaatctttcaattttattcaaaaactgttcattttgtaaatgtacttttattgaattttctcGACAGAAAAATATATCCAGTAATAATTCTGGGCAAGGGGTCTTTAGCTTGGGATATGGACTACATGAAAAAGAACTGGAAGCAAGTTGTGTCTCTGGGCACTCTGCCATGGTCGGCTGAGGTGGTCGTTATGGCACTGTGTTCTCACTACTTCTTAGGATTCCCTTGGTTATGGGGTGAGTGCCTTAAATACATTACGAAttctatttgaatattttcataaataaaaaaaaatattgtaaaggtaaaaaaaaatataacaattaagaCTTAAgattataacaattaattaagtCCTTGAACAATTACTGTGCTGCCCTTAGTTATATTATACCATGCTAAATCAACTATAACAATGGTAATTTAACGCAGATCAATGTGGAGTGTGGCAGGtgtttgtctttatttttactttaagaaagataagtatagctttaaaaattttctttgatgGTACTAGTACcatcaaagaaaatttttcGTCTCAAGTTAAAATTAGTCGTCTAGACGACTGAATAGCTTTGGCCATATCATTTTCTTAGTatcatattttacaatataatgtatattCATATCCTGTAAATACATCAAGTGTAAAAGCAGCTTACCTAcgttaaagtaaaattgagGAGAAGCGCAAGCGAATCGGATGCAATAACCTTAACGCTAACATTAACTGCTGAAAATCCgagataagtaaaataaagagTTAAAAGTAAACTACCCcactaaatgtatttaatattcttagCTTAAAGACTTTAAAGcggaatttattaattaaattcaaagaaGTGTTTATTCATGAAAATGAACTTTCAAAGTAATAAGTTACTGTGAATTTCAACAAAGCCTGCCTCCTTGAGGATAGTTCAACAATGGCAACGTTGCCAGATGAATTGTTATTTCTTGTTGCTCTGATAACAATAACAGTTTTTAAACTGCATTTCCATAAATACTTTCTTCGGTATTAGTTTCAAAACTTAAAGTAAACATAAGCACTTCTACTTAGGAAGATATAtcacaaaataatgtaaattgtaaactgaaaaaaaaagtttaagatACCTTGACTTACTACTTAAGTGacctttacatataaattctATACAGTACCCAGCATTTTCatactcgtaatattaaaACCTAACTTccttattattgttaatatggtatggaatataaaatttgtcacGATCCAGGTGACAATGGGGCGCGATGTGTATTCGGTATAAAGCCAATCCAATAAATTCCGTTGTAGAGCTCGTATCGAAAGATTTGAATGCATTTCTACCGCATGCCGTGCTCTCCTAAAGCTAGGTAGTGGTGTTTCAGTATGTTTGTACATCTATACTACTTATATATGTGTGAAAGCGTATAGCACCTGGAAAATCCTCGACTTTTGAGTATTATTCTAAGAAAAGTACCTTTTGGGTATAGAGCTCAAAAAGTTATAACTGTTATTGCCATAGAATTgattataaattctatttcaTTCTATGATCTCCGgtaaattaacatatatatatatatatgttaactCACATTGAATTCCGATTgctaaaatactaaaaaaacatattattatatctgttTTTACAAAGAGAATAAGTAAGATGACCATATGTTTATGTACAAGTTATTCGACAGTGAAAATCTACACTTACACACATGATCGTCAGTATCactaatatatgtacattatacAGGATTCCTGCTGGGATCAGTGTACTCGTCAGTATCTTGTCCGGTTATTATGCCGTTGATACAACGGCATGGCACCAAGCCGGACAAGAGTCAGAACTGGCCTCAGCTGATCTGTACAGCCGGCGGGACTGACACTGCCCTTAGCGTCGGAGTCTTCGGTCTCATATTTAGCTTTATGTTCTCCAACGCCAGCGACCTCTATCGATACATAAAGGTAAGTATACTCTTCAATTGTGTTGCGAAGTTCTCGCCCCGACAATAGTACACGTATTAATTGTCATACAATTAGAACTTAATAGTATGttatttaactaaacaatGGATTATGGCGTATTCGGTCTGGAAACTTCAATTTAATCAAGCCAGAGGCAAGAATTATCTTTTGTGAATTATCTTATGCAAAGTACCTTATGtgtatttatatctataaagAATTAAAGCACCGTTctgttttttaactaaaatacatAGGTTACtcaattataataatcatTTATGGTAGCATCATTTTACATAGTTGCAATAGTAAGAAAAAGGGTCAATTGtgtaacatttaaacaataactgAGTTTCTTAGACCGAGGTTGCAAAGCAAAACTACGCTTCGACCAGATTTAACTCTAATGCCGTAGATAAGTCAGAAGTAATGGCTTAATCAGCTTTTGTAATAACACGTTTCTTAAAGCCTAGATAAAACCTGAGATTATCTCGAtctgtatattttgtattaaaatgggataattttaaatgtaaacaggAGTAAAGATTTACGTcagataaagaaatatttatcgaTAAATAAAGTTGCTTAGAGATTTAACTGTTCATTTCAGACATCATCATgctaactttaaatatttatgccATGCAACGTACTCGTATTAAGTACTTGTATGTACATAAGTAATACTTtgcacaatattaaaatttaagtcaTTGCAAAATAGACCTGCAGACCTTGCAAGAATTGAAGCATATACATCTGAACAAGTCGTTATCAAATTAGCATTTTATACGCTTGAGGGATAGGAAATTTTGAAAGTTTATGTGCAGGCGGGTCTGGCGCTGTTAGCGGGTGCGGCGCTCGGCGGCGGCTGGGGCATGCTGGCACGGCTCGTGCCTCACGCCCGGGATGCATACGTCACGGAGCTCAGAATACTGTTCGTGCTCGTCGGTGGATTGTTCGCCAACTTTTTCACGTCCGCACTAGGCTGGGGAGGCACGGGTAAGACACTTTTCGgcatacaaaattttttaacaacacttcagataaaatattttgagatttacttttatatagccttcaaattattttgaccGAAGTTTTAACTGAATTTTGCTTTGTATGTAAACAGTAAAACTAACTAGTAAgtgaagaaatatttacattgtacATACTAATATGACATAGTATTGTGGTAATAAATTCGTATTAATCCTGTATTGCgatttttaaatcacatttgacatttatcttactaatattataaacgcgaatgtttggatggatggatggatttttgtctgaaggtatttccggaacggatgcatggatctcaatgaaatttggcgtagaggttgagcatagtctggaagaacccATAGACTACTACTAATTAaggttgtttttaaattccgcacgggcaacagctagttatatatgtaCGGTATATTTCTATGATATTATTCCAGGCGGCATAGCAGTGCTGGCTTGCAACGCGACAGCTGCACGGCAGTGGGCGCGGAAGGGATGGAAATTGAATCAGAACCCGGCAGCCACGGCATACCGAGTCCTCTGGTCTGCTTGCGAACCTGTTCTCTTCGCCTACACTGGTACATTCTTTGTGGTACGATGTCCTCCTTTTGATTTATTCAAgcaatttttgtattattacactgtatattattttttctgtatgTTACAATGAAGAAATCCAGaagaaacataacattttattgcgTAATATGACTATTTGCATggaaattaagtttaatttacctGTAAAGCCCATTGGCTTTACtataatctaaaaataaacgttaCATACTAAACAATGAGTGCAATATGGAAAATGAACCAGTATGCTACGTTATGATATCATTGTTGACTATTAAAATCTGTTCTCGCTCTGGCTATCGGCGTGTGTGTTCAATTGAAACTATTTATTGGTCGATTTGCAGATACACGGTTCGATGACGGACACAATGTTACTGGGCCTGGGAATTCTCCTCATAACTCTAACGACACGATTGCTCACTGCTGCTATTGTATGTTGGAACCTTTCCATAAaggaaaaactttttatatgcTGTGCCTGGATACCTAAATCTATAGTCGAGGTAATAATATCAACGCAGATCTtagtattactttttttatcagTATTTTAACTGACtagtacaaaaatgttttacagaaTTTTTCAaccgtaatataaaaaatattacataacataACCTACAGCAATGATGGTATTCTAaccgtaatatttttttatcacggTTAGAATAATCGTAGCATTAATCATATTCcaaaggaaaattaaaaaaaactcgcaATATGTGAGTAACGTATAGAGATATAAAAACATCGGTATCGTAGTTGATAAACGCGTGACCGGACTGGACTATAATCGATAAGTCTAGGTTTGATCTCCACCATGTACTGTatttttcgaatttcatatgtacatttatccgacgctCTCGACGACGCGACGATGAGGAAAAATAACGTGatgtaacctgcacatatctgcgtaGAAATTCACTCAGTCAACTTAGTTGACTAGCGCCTTATCACCACTAACTTTGGTAGGCTCCGAAACCCACAGTGGGGTCGAATATAAGCTGACACATATAGCATTTTATTACCGGCTCAGATGGCATCACCAATAGGGTGGCGAAACTATTTCCAATTGCCATTATACAACTTCTCGTAGCCATTTATAATGCGGCAATGACCAAAGGCGTCTTTCCCAGCGAGTGGAAGGACGCTGAAGTCATAGGGTTCCTCAAACCCTCTAAGCCGCCTTCCAATCCCACGTCTTAtcgccccataagccttcTCAAAACCTTTGGGAAGATTTATGAACGATTAATATTAGCACGCCTTCGCACCTTTATGGACACAAAAGGCATGCCTATTGCAGAACAGTTTGGCTTTCGCGCCAAACATTCATGCACCAATCAAGTGCACCGCATCACGGAGCACATACTTGTCAAACGCCAACGTGGCCTTAGCATCGGAGCTATCTTCCTCGACGTAGCGAAAGCGTTCGATAAAGTATGGCACAACGGGCTTATATACAAGCTATATGAGTACGGAGTACCCGACCGTCTCGTATGCATAAT
Proteins encoded in this window:
- the LOC106710673 gene encoding sodium/hydrogen exchanger 9B2 → MDEHYRLLVGRASRENAGGDMQSPDPISDTIKVDKVFIENDHVRKQSWFTTIKLQFIHYLSLGFIGILTWGLLWCAFDDDWGWDGKWFRLGTVATVAWASGLVLQELTTLPPLLAALLTGIFARHFGFLDMRDYSQIDAFLRKIYPVIILGKGSLAWDMDYMKKNWKQVVSLGTLPWSAEVVVMALCSHYFLGFPWLWGFLLGSVYSSVSCPVIMPLIQRHGTKPDKSQNWPQLICTAGGTDTALSVGVFGLIFSFMFSNASDLYRYIKAGLALLAGAALGGGWGMLARLVPHARDAYVTELRILFVLVGGLFANFFTSALGWGGTGGIAVLACNATAARQWARKGWKLNQNPAATAYRVLWSACEPVLFAYTGTFFVIHGSMTDTMLLGLGILLITLTTRLLTAAIVCWNLSIKEKLFICCAWIPKSIVEAVLCPLAIDTLIMKNSDDDHQMKYAEDLMRLVVQAILITTPIGYLLTNHLGPVLLKSKSKNDKDLESQMQASRSSSFNEDIKL